TAAATGAGGGTATACTCGTATAGGGTACTGATAagagactcaaaatagtcccaaaatgtcGATGTTTTGATCTGGAAAGAAAGGTAAAAGACCAAACTATCCCTTATAAAAATCTGATCGGAAGTCTCTACGAATCACTCTTACGGGTCGTCAAAATATTTAGGGTCGTAGACCCAATTCGTCCTGTCTATCTTTGGAAAAAGCTGGAAAAATAATCCTCTAATATTTGTTTAGGACCAATGTTTACGACCCGTAAACATTTCTACAGTTCGTAACTTgttcctacgagtcgtaactCCAGGTCGTAATATTTTCTACGGGTTATAATATTTCTCATTTGACAGTTTTTAGTAAaacggtcataactttttactccaaactccaaatgaggcaaacttggtggcgttggaaagaagactcaaatacctttaatttgatacatGGACTACCTAATTCCTTATTTCCgaggagatatgatcatttgaagttgactcaaGTAAAATCTTctatcgaaactcaatcggtaagaaaGCTTCAACttgactttgtgctagaggatccttatgaccttaattcatctccaaatctattctcatATTAAAGAATGAACCTTTACACATGCacacaattatgaatcattCGGTACAACCCCATACCCCTATGAAGGATGGCTCGATCTTAGCTAAAAAAATCGGAGTTGTACAGTTACCACAGTCATCATTCATTCTTGTTATCACGTTTTTtgctatttatttttatggtctattttgatttgattttgaaaatttcaaacaaaaaaaatttagtcGTTGAAAAACATTCTGCAGAATATCAAGCAACTATAATAATTGTTGCAACAATTGttatagttgttgcagcaacTACGATAATTGTTGTAGCAATTACGATAGTTGCTACAAATAGTTGTTGCAGCAACTATTACAATTTCTACAACAACTATAACAGTCGCTTGATTTTCTGCAGCAACTTCAGCAATTGTTTGAATTGTTGCAGCAATTATTGAATTATTGTAGCAACTTCTGAATAGTTGTTGCAGCAACTTCAGCAATTGTTTGAATTGTTGCAGCAATTATTGAATTATTGTAGCAACTTCTGAATAGTTGCTGCCGCAACTTTGACAActgtttagttttttttttatagaaaataagGTGTACATAGGGAGAGCTGGTGAATACGATAGTGGTTGTGGTAGAGAAGAATGTTGGTGGTGTCGGTGAAAGAAGAGGTGATGGTTATTGTGGATATGGTgaaagaaaaggagaaggagaaagaAGTGGTTCTAAAGGAGAAGGTGATGGCGATGGTGATGGATGAGGAGGGAGAATAACGTGATGGTGATAGTGATGGAGGATGAGGAAGAGTTGGCGGAAATAACAGAGGAGTTGATGGCGGTGGCGGTAGGAGGGGTAGAAATGATGTTGGCGGCAATGGAGGAAGAGGGTTGGGGTGAGAGGGCCTTTGTGTAAATAATAAAACTCAaggattttaaaattaatgtcATTAacactaattttaaaattgtCACATCTACTCAATAATTAAGACTTGTGTCACTCTCTCTtagttttgaaacttttttgtcatatttaataaaaaattctgAGAGAGTGGCGCCTAATTTGACATGTATGCCCTCCAATTTTGGCAATTCGTATTTTACGTGGTATATTACGTAGCATCCTAAGGGGTCATTTAGTGTGATGGATAAAAGTAGTTAATCCTGAGATAACTTTTGAGTgcccttaattttttttttttggttgtaaaGGTTAGGATAACTATTAGTACTGAGATAAATTATCCCTCCCTAAGATGAAATAGTAATTTCATGATAACTTATCCTGGGATAAAATATCTGAAAGGATAAAAATACCCTccttaaactcttttttataTGTCACTTTTACATTCatgtatattaatataatttataatagcATTCACGATCTtaattaattgttgtttttacgataatatatttttcttttaaaaattacattttataaGTACAATttgtatttatgaatatattataaggtgaatttatttgtctaattcttatatttatttatattttgatttatcttaaaatgttcactccactactaaattacatattttaattaaatagtttattactcacttaaaaattatgttttatatatcaattaaaatgtagataactttaaaatgtaaataattttaataataaaatttcttttactttaataaacttaaaatgaaagttttattttttaagctaaataagatggaagttttatttttagctaaataagattgaagttttatttttagctaaATAAGatagaagttttatttttagttaaataagatgaaagttttatttttaagttaaataagatgaaaattttatttaaagataaataagatgaaagttttattttttaaattaaataagatcaaagtttaattttaaaaacacacggcacaatcatgaaaatgcatatacaaaaatatttaagttaaataaaatgaaaattttatttttaagaatgaataactaaggcttgcaaagaaaatgtaaaaaaaaaaactaaataagatggagagtatttttgtaaataaacaacttattcttaaaaattatgtaatgaatataattttgaatatgacaaACCAAATAAGCAATAAAAACTAATCTCAACATAACTTATCCCAGCATAACTTAGCATAACTTATCCCAGCATAACTTACATCCAAATCAATCGACCCCTAAATATATTACGTCACGTTGATGCGTCTGTCTGTCTACTTGTTTATGTATTAttccttttttgttttgatGGTATAATGAAAAGTCCTGAAGAGATAAATCTCTCCattttaatttacttattcTATTTTGACCTGACAGCAAGTTTTTAAAAGGTAAAAGAGCATGATCCCTCAACTTTGTGATTTATAATTGATATactatattataaaaataactcaCATACACTTCTACCATTACacaaattatacatatataccattTTTCGtctaacaaaaacaaaaaaatatattttattttttataataaaaaacaaTTATTCATGTAGAGTATATTTAATCCTTCTAGCAAAATGCATCGAAATTCATCGGTATATTTGATTCTTGAATAGTTTAGTAAGCTTTATAAACATGACTTAACTTGCACAACTTTCCAAACATGTGTCTGAAGCCCAACTTAAAACCAGAGATACTATAAGATTAAATTAGGTCAAATTAGAGAGATTTCTTGTAGCATAATATCTTTCATTTCTGACTCATATATGCACAGAAGCCTCACCATAAAATAAAACTGGAAAAGAACTCAAAACTAGAGGAAAAAGGTAATCTTTACCCTTTcctaaaatgcataaaaaatgtttaAAGACTGACAAGCAAATAATATGAGAGAATAATATATATCCATTGATTACATCTAACTCGAAAGCCAAGGCCATTTTACCTACAAGAGATCATCATCATCCCCACTACTAAATGATTCAACAAGCTCACTGTCATCCTCATCTTCACCATCTGTCACGATCTCCAATATACCACCTCCACCACCAAAGTCCACACCATCTACAATGAAGTCTCCGTCTTCATCCTCTTCGTCATCAAGCTCACTAACACTATCATCATCATTGCTCAAATCATCAGCGTCACTTTCACCATCCCCATCAAGATCCGTTCCAAGGATCGCTTCCTCATCGATgtcatcatcatcttcatcgTCATCTTCACTTTCAGCATCATCAGGGTCTGAATCATCCTCAGTTGGCCTCCTCCGACCAATTTCATACACCCTAGCAGAAGAATACATCTCATCTTGGTCATCCATTGTGACCAGCCCAACAAATGAATCAGTTGGCTCCGTCGCAAAGTCAAGTACACAACGGTCTACTGGAATGGTTGCAATGTCAGAGTAGTTGACAGCATCCACCGTACGGAAAGCAGCAAAGAGAGGATGTTTAACACGACGTGTCTGGAATGCTGACATGACATCCTCAAGATTTCTTCTCAAGATGGCATATATCACATCACCACTCGCATTAAATGTTATTACAGTCTGGTCCAAAGACGGTACACTTCGCAGAAGCCTGAAGTTCCGCAAATCCCATACCTCAGAATTTATGATGACCTATCCAGAAAGAACAGTTTCAGCAAAGGTGAAACCAAGGATCCACAAAGGTGACAATGAATGAACTATGCATCAGGCTTATAATACTATCCCCCCAAAGGAAAATGAGTGAAATGTCATTACCTCATTGCCAGCAGGATGAAAGCCCCCGCCACCATAGTCGGTAAATTGATCAAAACGATGAATTGGGCCAGAACCACGAGTATCCCATAAGACCCCGTTCCAGAGAAGCATATTGTCTGATGGGCTAAAATGTACAAGGGAATACATATGTCCTCGGCCTGAAGGAATACTGGACGTGTCTGTAAGTTTCAGTTCCACTTGGCAGGTTTGAGTGTCATATAGAAGAATCTCGCGCCGGGATGGTTCCGCAGACAATGCAGCAAACGTTGTACCAAAGTTGCTAAATCGAGCAGCTTTACAGCCTTCAAATGAATGCTTAGGCCCAGCTGATACAGAAGTTGCATCCCATAACCTCACATCGTGAGCACTTGAAGACAGGAGCAGCTGTGTCTCAACAGAAAGGTATGACTGTAGAAGTGTTAAAGGTGCCTGGTGACTGGTGAAGCTTTCTAAGACAGTGCTGCTGTTAGAGTCAAATATTTTCAGCTCTCCAGAATGGGTGCCAGCAGCAATTTGCGAAGAATCTCCCATAAAAGAGACACATGTCAATAAGACACCAGCATCATCCCGGCAAGTTCGCCATGGTCTAAATCTACTGTAGACAAATTGTCGATCCTTACGCTTTCCGTGTGTCCCACCATTCAAACTTCTAAAATCACGAGTACTAAGCCGTGATGTCACATTTGATGGTGCATCAAGGCTTCGTTTTGGTTCAGGACAGACATGAGGGTGCAAGAGCGAAAGAGGAGGTAACGTTGTAATGGGAGCAGGACATTGGCGATGCTGGTGCTTCAAGTACTGAACAACCAGTGAGTCCAAGGTTAACCGCTCTGCATTCGAGGGTTGTGAGTCACTTAGAAGACCATGTTGAGAAGACGACACCATTGAAGTATCATCACCTTCAGTTGGAAAAGCACTTGAGCCAGGTCGATTATGGATCTCTCTCAAAGTAGAATTTGGCGTTGAAGGCACATTAGGATCTGATGGTAGACCGCCTCTACGGACCGAATTTGGAGTGACACAAACCGGAGACCTGACTGAATGTTCACCGGTATTGAGTCGCTTAACTGATGGTACTGATCCACCTTCCTTCAGATCAGTTAACTTGCGTTTCATTGGCAATACAATGGGAGTTTTAAACATGATGTCAGGATCTCCACCAGATTTAACTGTAGATAGTGATGGAGTTTCTGATGTAGCTACAGGTGTGGCACACTTTTTCGAATTACTGAACTTGCAGCCTGATGTTGATGGAGAGACTTCAACAGGGAGAGATTTTGAGGACAGACCACGCGTAGATGAAAAGGCCAATGGCCGCCTCCTTGAAGAACAGACAATCGACTCAGATTTCAATCCACCATCCTCATCCAATGACGGAAGTTTCGGTTTAACTGACAAAAATCCCCTAGGTGCACGACCAGATGGCCATTGAATTTGAACTGACAATGTCTCCTGCCCTGATGTTTGATGAGCCAGAGATGACGGAGCAGCTAAAGATGGCAAAGGTGTCAACTGAGCCTCCTTAAGAAGCATAGTTGCAGTATCTGTCAGACCAGAAGCTTGTAGGTGTTCATGGATGAGGAGTAAAAGTTCCCTGAACTCGAACACAAAGGAAGTCAGAAACTAGTATATAAGGCAAAAAGAAGAAAACCATGTTGCTCAAATTTAAACTGCATTTGGAGCAAGCGCCAATTTACCTTGCATGATATGTGATCGGAGTAGCAGCAGCTATAGCAGCTCTCTCTATACGCCTTAATGTTGGGGTCGCAGCATCGGAAGCAGCCAGAGAACTTGCACGGCCAGAATTAGTTACAACCTACGAAACAATCGCAAAGAAACCATAGTCCCACAAATTAACAAAAGAGGAAAAGGGACGAAAGACAACTCTGGTGAGTACACTAGAAAGATGAATGTATAAGCAACCTAATAAACCATTGTCATCCCAAATGCCTTGACCTACTTTTTTGTTTGTGTCATGATATGTAGTTAATTCTGACCCAGTCGAAAACTTCTCCAAAAATTAAACTGAAATAACCTGATACAACTGCAcattatgataatgatgatgagcATCGTACTCCCATTACTAATCCACCTCTtctttttggggggggggggggggggggaactGGTAAATGTAATATAACAACTAATCCACCTCATTACATTTCAAAGAAAAGATATTAACACTTCTCTATCTAACGCCAGTTCACATTTTCTCCTCAACATTTGCTTGCTAATCAAACCAGCTACCTTATTCAGCATGAAGATAGTGCTTAACAAATACGTGTGTGCGTGTAATGTAAGCCAGCATTAGAGATTATAGATatattcttcaaaattattagTGTAATGCACATAATCACATATAATCATGACTAAGAAAACATGGATTAACAAAGAGTTAAGAATGGAGGGGGAAATATACATTATAAGATTCACTCTTGAGACCCTACAAAACGAAATCCAGATGTGGAGAAGTAGAAATGCTAAATTGCAGGAATAAACCAGTTATTCTCTCTCCCCTCCCATTTCTCTTCATCCAAAGAGATCATCAAAATGATCGTCCCATTTCTTTGCTTTGAACACAGCAGAAAACCAGTGAAAATAAATCCATCCCCTTAGTCCCTTAATCCCCCGTCTTCCTTTGCCCCAAAGAgatcatcaaaatcaaaattatcaTCCAACTTCTTCGTACCCAAGACCCTTTTTTTTTCACTCCACGTATTAAGAAATTATACAGAGAAAGAAATAGGTACTGTTTTCTTACCCCAATAAGTTCAATAGCCACCTGTGCAAGTTCTGCTTGCCACCGGTTCTGCTCACTGCCAGGAGTCTGATTTCCTGAATCTCGTATGAGTTCTGACAACTTCTTCCCAACCTAAACCAAAAAAAGAacaatataattaagtatattcGAACCTCCAACACCAAAAGACCAAATCTTTCAAACTGATGTCGCATAAATGGTCATCcgcattgagtcttggatatATTGATTTTCAAGTACAAGAAAAACTTAGAAAAAATGTTAAATGTTTGTTGTAACACTGGGTTTAACTACACAACTCAGATCTGCACTAGCTGCAATACAGAACTAGGTAAAACCCCTAATGCTTTAGGGTCAAGTCACTCACTAGCATATCCCCCTGGAAACAAGGAAAACAACGACCAACAATAAAGCGACATGTATCTGAAAAATCTGAAACGGTAGTTCATGCATGAAACTAAGAGCTCGTTTGGGTTTAGCTCATTAAAAGCAGTTGATAAGTATACCGTGTTGAAAAACACTTTTAGGTGTTGAAGCtgattttataaataagtagtTACGTGTTTTGAGAAAAGCCCTGAAACAATAGTAAGCAGCTAGTTTGTTTGGTAAAAAGCTTAGCGGTTTTCTGTTACAATGACTAAAATATCCTTAAATCTATTTACAGAAAACATAGATTTGaaagtatttttacattaaaaaaagGAACTAATCATGCAAATAGAATAGAGATATAATTAGAAGTTGTGCTTAGGAAGAGTATTTATTAGAGATGAATTAGTAAAAAGTTTGATCAAACCAAAAGAGCTTACACAAGCTATAAAACCATTAGTTAGGGGTGACATCTAATGGTTTTTTGCTGATTTTAATTTATAAGCACGTGGCATATAAACATTTTTGGTATTTACATTTTCTCTAACGACTAATTGCAACATAGGATCAACCTTTTAACTATTTCAAGAAACATCAAAGGTGAAAAAAATGTTGGAATCAATGACTGCAGTCAAAATCACATAAACCAGTTATCACACCGACCcctaaaatcaacaatgtcaacCATGGAGGAAACATCAATTATGACGTCGGACCAACCTACCTGAAGTTTTGTTAATATATGTGCAATTGTATCATCTCTTGCCAAACCAAGAAGTACTCGGCAAGCAAGAGCACGAAGACAGTCAATTGCAGCTGGAGGAGTAACTATCCGTGGCTGGAGGAGCTGCAGGAGGACCTTAATACCATTGTTTGCCCGAACAGCTTCTCTCGCTTGACGGTAACATTGTTCAAGTTGAGCAGCGAGGCCAGCACAACCAGCTCCTGCACCTAGTGATATTCTTCGTTCTCCAACTAATCCTGATGTCACTGTAGACACAGGCCCATGAGAAGTGCCACTGACTGCAGATGTGCCAGCAACGACTGTGCTTCCACGGTCTGATAAAGTAGATTCTCTATTTTCATTCTGACTGGAGATATTAACAGCTCGATCAGGAAGAAACCGCTCTGCATTTCTGTCCCTGGTCTCGCTCCGATCTGCATTCCGGTCTCTGGTCTCCACACCAGGAGTATTTGCAGATTGGACAGCATTGGTTTGCTGTGCTTGTGTAGATACAGATGGTTTATTGCTGATTGAAGGTGGAGGACACACGAGACAAACTAACACATTCAATGCTGCTTCAACAATCTACCAACATCAAAAATAAATGGATAAGAATCTGAATCACTACAACGAGAGAATGAAAAGTGTATTAAGATCATACCTCAGGTTCTACATAACCGGCACTGTTAGCTGCATCCAATATAACAGCTATACCCACACGATCATTGCTTAATGTTGCATTTACAATAAGTTTACGGCTGTAAGGTACTAAAGTGACGATATGAAGTACACCAAGAGCATACTGAAGCAAGTCATGCAAATAACGCTCAACAGGTGGAGCCTACATTTGAAAAAATAGTACGTAAACCAGAAAGCATATGCAGGTAGAAAAAATGAACGGTTTATAAAAGAATGTACTACCTGACATAATTCCAACATTGTAATATGCCCATTGCAATTTAAGAACTTGTCAACTACAGGCCAGCGGGCTCTGACAGCTGCAGGACCAAGTCTCCGATCTTTCTGGATTAAACGGAAAACTGCATCCATAGCCTCATTACTAATGTCAAGAGGCTTAGATGCAGCCCTAACACTTGGGATATTTCGGCCAGCACTGCGAACACTTTTATTAGGACGAATTGAATCCACCAGCAAAAGAAGATGTGCTCTGAAGTACTGTCGAAGTGCGACACATGTGTGATATGCTATCTGCTTCTCAGAAGCGGTCAGCACCTCTGGTGGTGATCTGTCACTCCGTAATGACCCTGAAGCAGTTAATGCCCCAGAAGAAACTCCAGATCTCACTAATGCAGCATCTTGCAAGAGATTAAGCATTTTCTGTAAACCATCCTGAGCATCAAAAGCGTCTACGACAGCTCTGAAAACAAATGCAGCCGCAAAAAATAAGGCCGCATTTTTCCTGGCTTGATCTTGAGGACATTCAAGAAACTGAAGCGCCAACTCAACCACCTGATGGATAATGCTTGAAGGAAGAGTACAAACGCGTTCCATTATTCCCTGTGAAATCAATTTTCCTAAGTTATTGAGTAGGCAACTAAAATTTCAAGAACCACAACGAATCAAGATTTAAGGTACACAACCAAACTATAACACTAAAAGGAGTAGAAAAATGGAGAGAGACAGTTACCTGAATTGACCCTATAGCAAATAAGCATGAAGAAAGGCCACAAAAAGTCTGAGGAGCTCTTGGGGCAGCAAGCAATTTTTGCATGCCGCCACGATCCACAAATACTGCAGCAAATTTCCGATGTGCAGCCAAAGCACAGATCAGCTTCAGAACATCGGGCAAAAGAAGCGAGAGTTTGCACCCCTCTTTATGCTTGGAATTACGTTGCAGTAGCCCAATACACACGTCTACTCCTTTTTCGTGCAACACAGGACCAAGAACTTCAACATACTCTCCCAAAATAATAAGACACTGGATGCAGAACTTCTCTCGCAACTTTGCAAGAgagtcactatcaagaatgaagaaCTCATCAACATCCTCATTTGCTTCTTGAGCTGTTGCTTTTATGTCTTGTGATTCACCTTCAGAAATAGCACTCCTACAATATATCAGCACCACATTAATATAAGTTAACTGTATATCATAGAAAGCAGCAGATGAGTGCAAAATAAAATGTCTTCCCAGTCGTCAATTGAGGATCGctcatacaaaaaaaaatgatgcaCCAACCTTGAAACTTCAACAGCAATAGCAGCATCAATGACTGTGGATACAGCTTTTGAAGCAGCCAAAACTGCAGCCTCCTCATCATTTGACTTCTTAAACTCCTGAGATACAGGGATAACATAGAAATGAGATCGTCTTAAGATGAACATCAATTAAAACTGCATAAAATATAAACTGGATAAGAAGTGAAGACAAACCTCAAAAGCAGCACTCTTGACTACTTCTGCAGCAGCATCACCAGCTGCTTTAACAGCTTCCGCTGGAGCATTAGCTGCTTTTGCTTCTGTTTCAGCAGCTGCAACAGCTTTCTTCACTAGATCTGTGATATCCTTGGAGCCGACTTTACAttcttggaaacattcatcattttcatccCTCTCCATCGCAAAACCATCAACATTTGTCCTACTCAAATTCTTCTTGTTATCAGGTGCTCTTCTCGATTCTTGATTCCGGGTTAAATTTCTGCTGCGAGATTGCCCACTCAATCTACTTGCAGACCCTGGAGAGGTCAAAGCTGCTTCATTATCCGGAACACCCTCAGTCACCCTTCCCCGTCCTCTGTGTCTTGTCCACCCACGATTTACCCTGCGTCTTGACAAATCATCCCTAGTACTCTCATCATGTTCGTCTTCCCTTAGGGATCTGTTACCAGGCTTTGCCTTTCCATCACGTAAATCTCTAATATGCCATCTTTCTTCACCATCTGCATCTGCCTGATAATTATCATCATCCACAGCCATAGAATCAGGTGGCTCTTCATCAGTCCAACGTTCATCCCCATGCATATGCCTACTGTCACTTCTATCGCGATCCTTATCGAGAACTTGATCACCATGAAGTCCATCTTCCGCTACTCTGGGGACATCCAAATGAGAACTTTCGGCAACTTGCCGGAATCTACTTCTACATTCCTCTCTAGCTCTTACACCAGTACCTGTAGATGATGATTTGCCATCCAACAAAGATGTTGCATCTCTTTGGCTTGTGGTGGTATCCCCCAAAATTCTAATCCGAAGATAGTGCATAAGTTTTGCTGGGAGCCCAGATGTTAATACATCTTCGACCACTTGACCACCACTACCATCAATAGAGCAAAGAATGAATAAATTTGCAACAGGAGATGTGTTATATAACCAAAAAAAGGTATGGGCCTAAGAGCATACCTTGCCAAACATACAGCAAGAAGTCCAGTAGAGTAGGTCTTCAGCATCTCAGAATCAGAGGACCTCCGATCACCTGACTCATGCTTCCAATAATGATCATCACCAGACAATCTGGTTGTGTCATCCATTGTccagatttttaaattttccaGCACAGGGTCTTCAAAAACATGTGGATACTGGATTCCATTTGCGATGTATTAATCTACATGAATAACCATGACCAAGAAAACTTTTAAATAAGATTATCAAGAATAGAACTCTACCATCCATGTTAGTGAACAGCTAAAAAGCAGCCTTGCAGCAGCAGCCTTCACAGAAACTGAATATCTCCTCTCAGATAGGAACTTTGAAGATATCAGTTCAAAGAATTCATCAGTGTCCTGCAGGAAGAGATGATGGAAAGTGAGCAGTTAATACTGCAAcactcagtatatatatatatatatatataaaatcaaagaaGTAAAGTAAGAGATACTAAAGCTACCCGGATAAGGTTCCCTAGCCGTCCAACATTATGGGAA
The genomic region above belongs to Solanum dulcamara chromosome 5, daSolDulc1.2, whole genome shotgun sequence and contains:
- the LOC129889493 gene encoding DDB1- and CUL4-associated factor homolog 1, with product MEEEPQQQSLETEGEEERRTETTPTEEHEEEGGGGEEDEEEAENEELIMKAQALMEKITASPDNPNPNTIHAFSSLFETQEASYMEESGHSAPNNGRSSHNVGRLGNLIRDTDEFFELISSKFLSERRYSVSVKAAAARLLFSCSLTWMYPHVFEDPVLENLKIWTMDDTTRLSGDDHYWKHESGDRRSSDSEMLKTYSTGLLAVCLASGGQVVEDVLTSGLPAKLMHYLRIRILGDTTTSQRDATSLLDGKSSSTGTGVRAREECRSRFRQVAESSHLDVPRVAEDGLHGDQVLDKDRDRSDSRHMHGDERWTDEEPPDSMAVDDDNYQADADGEERWHIRDLRDGKAKPGNRSLREDEHDESTRDDLSRRRVNRGWTRHRGRGRVTEGVPDNEAALTSPGSASRLSGQSRSRNLTRNQESRRAPDNKKNLSRTNVDGFAMERDENDECFQECKVGSKDITDLVKKAVAAAETEAKAANAPAEAVKAAGDAAAEVVKSAAFEEFKKSNDEEAAVLAASKAVSTVIDAAIAVEVSRSAISEGESQDIKATAQEANEDVDEFFILDSDSLAKLREKFCIQCLIILGEYVEVLGPVLHEKGVDVCIGLLQRNSKHKEGCKLSLLLPDVLKLICALAAHRKFAAVFVDRGGMQKLLAAPRAPQTFCGLSSCLFAIGSIQGIMERVCTLPSSIIHQVVELALQFLECPQDQARKNAALFFAAAFVFRAVVDAFDAQDGLQKMLNLLQDAALVRSGVSSGALTASGSLRSDRSPPEVLTASEKQIAYHTCVALRQYFRAHLLLLVDSIRPNKSVRSAGRNIPSVRAASKPLDISNEAMDAVFRLIQKDRRLGPAAVRARWPVVDKFLNCNGHITMLELCQAPPVERYLHDLLQYALGVLHIVTLVPYSRKLIVNATLSNDRVGIAVILDAANSAGYVEPEIVEAALNVLVCLVCPPPSISNKPSVSTQAQQTNAVQSANTPGVETRDRNADRSETRDRNAERFLPDRAVNISSQNENRESTLSDRGSTVVAGTSAVSGTSHGPVSTVTSGLVGERRISLGAGAGCAGLAAQLEQCYRQAREAVRANNGIKVLLQLLQPRIVTPPAAIDCLRALACRVLLGLARDDTIAHILTKLQVGKKLSELIRDSGNQTPGSEQNRWQAELAQVAIELIGVVTNSGRASSLAASDAATPTLRRIERAAIAAATPITYHARELLLLIHEHLQASGLTDTATMLLKEAQLTPLPSLAAPSSLAHQTSGQETLSVQIQWPSGRAPRGFLSVKPKLPSLDEDGGLKSESIVCSSRRRPLAFSSTRGLSSKSLPVEVSPSTSGCKFSNSKKCATPVATSETPSLSTVKSGGDPDIMFKTPIVLPMKRKLTDLKEGGSVPSVKRLNTGEHSVRSPVCVTPNSVRRGGLPSDPNVPSTPNSTLREIHNRPGSSAFPTEGDDTSMVSSSQHGLLSDSQPSNAERLTLDSLVVQYLKHQHRQCPAPITTLPPLSLLHPHVCPEPKRSLDAPSNVTSRLSTRDFRSLNGGTHGKRKDRQFVYSRFRPWRTCRDDAGVLLTCVSFMGDSSQIAAGTHSGELKIFDSNSSTVLESFTSHQAPLTLLQSYLSVETQLLLSSSAHDVRLWDATSVSAGPKHSFEGCKAARFSNFGTTFAALSAEPSRREILLYDTQTCQVELKLTDTSSIPSGRGHMYSLVHFSPSDNMLLWNGVLWDTRGSGPIHRFDQFTDYGGGGFHPAGNEVIINSEVWDLRNFRLLRSVPSLDQTVITFNASGDVIYAILRRNLEDVMSAFQTRRVKHPLFAAFRTVDAVNYSDIATIPVDRCVLDFATEPTDSFVGLVTMDDQDEMYSSARVYEIGRRRPTEDDSDPDDAESEDDDEDDDDIDEEAILGTDLDGDGESDADDLSNDDDSVSELDDEEDEDGDFIVDGVDFGGGGGILEIVTDGEDEDDSELVESFSSGDDDDLL